The following proteins come from a genomic window of Gossypium raimondii isolate GPD5lz chromosome 5, ASM2569854v1, whole genome shotgun sequence:
- the LOC105771192 gene encoding uncharacterized protein LOC105771192, with protein sequence MMLKFSAWFIAFLCTTALSCRKVEGFPILKSQDSYPSKSVAQGHDIHDAGLNRIVSLESEAKGSDRDEYYKQQYHEIFESDKAKSGKGAYGGANIPHHRQGKNAAPSLVSPPCFLLTATLHVILLPGLLPKLF encoded by the exons ATGATGTTGAAGTTTTCTGCATGGTTTATAGCTTTCTTATGTACAACTGCCCTTTCATGCAGGAAGGTTGAAGGTTTTCCTATATTAAAATCTCAAGATTCCTATCCCTCAAAATCCGTAGCTCAAGGACATGACATTCATG ATGCAGGTCTAAACCGGATAGTTAGCTTGGAATCGGAAGCAAAAGGCAGCGACAGAGACGAATACTACAAGCAGCAATATCACGAAATTTTTGAGTCAGATAAAGCAAAGAGTGGAAAGGGCGCATACGGTGGTGCAAATATCCCCCACCACCGTCAAGGAAAAAACGCAGCTCCGTCACTCGTCAGCCCACCTTGCTTTCTGTTAACTGCTACGTTGCATGTAATATTACTTCCAGGTTTACTTCCCAAGCTCTTCTAG
- the LOC105769006 gene encoding uncharacterized protein LOC105769006 translates to MKEELEKNPQSTISSSQVFFIHVCCGLALAAGFWVAHHVYSLNLVFDPTKTLCLIWAIEFPVVILLFSCCRQKPEKCSYFTAIARGLLGLPVGALLNALGALALGAPVGLQYLEKTVNWSLLMSSFTFVPTACVYGSSWTDWHRIFACTKPNGPLEFMLCLPAHGAVIGAWFGAWPMPLDWERPWQDWPICVSYGAMAGYVVGMVGSFGLALKMHAGRKQLKAE, encoded by the exons ATGAAGGAGGAGTTAGAGAAGAATCCCCAATCGACAATATCATCTTCCCAAGTATTTTTTATCCATGTTTGCTGCGGACTAGCCTTGGCCGCTGGGTTTTGGGTGGCCCACCATGTCTATTCCCTCAATCTCGTCTTTGATCCTACAAAAACTCTTTGTTTGATCTGG GCTATTGAATTCCCAGTTGTTATCCTTCTTTTCAGTTGCTGTAGACAGAAACCGGAGAAATGCTCG TATTTCACAGCTATTGCCCGAGGTCTGCTGGGACTTCCTGTTG GGGCTCTATTAAATGCGCTTGGAGCATTAGCTTTGGGTGCACCCGTCGGCTTGCA ATACTTAGAAAAGACAGTTAACTGGTCTCTTCTGATGTCTTCATTCACT TTTGTGCCCACAGCTTGTGTTTATGGTTCAAGTTGGACAGATTGGCATCGCATATTTGCATGTACAAA GCCAAATGGACCTTTGGAATTTATGCTTTGTCTACCAGCACATGGAGCTGTAATTGGAGCTTGGTTTGGTGCTTGGCCTATGCCACTTGATTGGGAACGCCCTTGGCAG GATTGGCCAATCTGTGTGAGTTATGGAGCAATGGCTGGTTATGTGGTTGGGATGGTGGGATCCTTTGGTCTTGCACTAAAAATGCATGCTGGACGAAAGCAACTCAAAGCAGAGTAG
- the LOC105769369 gene encoding shikimate O-hydroxycinnamoyltransferase isoform X1: MPLLFALPFSTLILFQVLLQSSPQCSPPFSPTPLPFFCSSSSFAFTSDLQAKSKPILFPPVDPTSTTTMIVNVKESTMVRPAGETPRRSLWNANVDLVVPRFHTPSVYFYRPNGAANFFDPQVMKEALSKALVPFYPMAGRLKRDEDGRIEIDCNGEGVLFVEAETNSVIDDFGDFAPTLELRQLIPTVDYSGGISTYPLLVLQVTYFKCGGASLGVGMQHHAADGYSGLHFINTWSDMARGLDLTIPPFIDRTLLRARDPPQPVFHHVEYQPPPAMKIPPQSTGPESTAISIFKLTRDQLNALKAKCKEDGNDVNYSSYEMLSGHVWRSVCKARGLEDDQGTKLYIATDGRARLRPPLPPGYFGNVIFTATPIAVAGDLLSKPTWYAASRIHDALVRMDDEYLRSALDYLELQPDLSALVRGAHTFRCPNLGITSWVRLPIHDADFGWGRPIFMGPGGIPYEGLSFVLPSPNNDGSLSVAISLQTEHMNVFEKLFYDI; the protein is encoded by the exons ATGCCGCTCTTGTTCGCTTTGCCTTTTTCCACGCTTATATTATTCCAAGTTCTCCTCCAATCTTCTCCTCAGTGCTCACCACCTTTTTCACCAACTCCTCTCCcgtttttttgttcttcttcttcctttgcaTTTACTTCTGATTTGCAG GCCAAAAGCAAACCAATCCTTTTCCCCCCAGTGGATCCCACTAGCACTACAACCATGATTGTGAACGTGAAAGAATCAACAATGGTACGGCCGGCGGGGGAGACTCCCCGGCGGAGCCTCTGGAACGCCAACGTGGACTTGGTGGTACCAAGGTTCCACACCCCTAGCGTTTACTTCTACAGGCCGAACGGAGCGGCCAATTTCTTCGATCCGCAGGTGATGAAGGAGGCGTTGAGCAAGGCCCTGGTGCCGTTTTACCCCATGGCGGGGCGGCTGAAGAGGGACGAGGATGGAAGGATCGAGATTGATTGCAATGGCGAAGGGGTGCTCTTTGTTGAGGCTGAAACTAATTCTGTTATTGACGATTTTGGTGATTTTGCACCCACCTTGGAGCTCAGGCAGCTCATCCCAACCGTTGATTATTCCGGTGGCATCTCCACGTATCCACTCTTGGTTTTGCAG GtcacatatttcaaatgtgGTGGAGCATCACTAGGTGTTGGCATGCAACATCATGCAGCAGATGGATATTCTGGTCTCCACTTCATCAACACATGGTCTGATATGGCTCGTGGTCTTGACCTTACAATTCCACCATTCATTGATCGGACCCTTCTTCGTGCCCGGGACCCCCCACAACCTGTGTTCCACCACGTCGAATATCAACCACCACCGGCAATGAAGATTCCACCCCAGTCCACCGGTCCTGAAAGCACAGCAATCTCCATTTTCAAATTGACCCGGGATCAACTCAATGCACTCAAAGCAAAGTGCAAGGAAGATGGTAACGATGTTAACTATAGTTCATACGAAATGTTGTCAGGTCATGTGTGGAGATCAGTCTGCAAGGCACGTGGACTTGAAGATGATCAAGGGACTAAACTGTACATTGCCACTGATGGAAGGGCAAGGTTGCGCCCCCCACTCCCACCTGGTTACTTTGGGAATGTGATCTTCACTGCTACCCCAATAGCAGTGGCAGGGGATCTACTGTCAAAGCCAACATGGTACGCTGCGAGCCGTATTCATGATGCATTGGTTCGGATGGATGATGAATATCTAAGGTCAGCCCTTGATTACCTGGAACTTCAGCCAGATTTGTCTGCACTTGTACGTGGTGCTCATACTTTCAGGTGTCCGAACCTTGGGATTACTAGCTGGGTTAGGCTACCAATCCATGATGCAGATTTCGGGTGGGGCAGGCCCATATTTATGGGCCCTGGTGGAATTCCTTATGAAGGGTTATCTTTCGTATTACCAAGTCCAAACAATGATGGGAGCTTATCAGTTGCCATCTCCTTGCAAACCGAACACATGAACGTGTTTGAGAAGCTCTTTTATGACAtttaa
- the LOC105769369 gene encoding shikimate O-hydroxycinnamoyltransferase isoform X2: MIVNVKESTMVRPAGETPRRSLWNANVDLVVPRFHTPSVYFYRPNGAANFFDPQVMKEALSKALVPFYPMAGRLKRDEDGRIEIDCNGEGVLFVEAETNSVIDDFGDFAPTLELRQLIPTVDYSGGISTYPLLVLQVTYFKCGGASLGVGMQHHAADGYSGLHFINTWSDMARGLDLTIPPFIDRTLLRARDPPQPVFHHVEYQPPPAMKIPPQSTGPESTAISIFKLTRDQLNALKAKCKEDGNDVNYSSYEMLSGHVWRSVCKARGLEDDQGTKLYIATDGRARLRPPLPPGYFGNVIFTATPIAVAGDLLSKPTWYAASRIHDALVRMDDEYLRSALDYLELQPDLSALVRGAHTFRCPNLGITSWVRLPIHDADFGWGRPIFMGPGGIPYEGLSFVLPSPNNDGSLSVAISLQTEHMNVFEKLFYDI, translated from the exons ATGATTGTGAACGTGAAAGAATCAACAATGGTACGGCCGGCGGGGGAGACTCCCCGGCGGAGCCTCTGGAACGCCAACGTGGACTTGGTGGTACCAAGGTTCCACACCCCTAGCGTTTACTTCTACAGGCCGAACGGAGCGGCCAATTTCTTCGATCCGCAGGTGATGAAGGAGGCGTTGAGCAAGGCCCTGGTGCCGTTTTACCCCATGGCGGGGCGGCTGAAGAGGGACGAGGATGGAAGGATCGAGATTGATTGCAATGGCGAAGGGGTGCTCTTTGTTGAGGCTGAAACTAATTCTGTTATTGACGATTTTGGTGATTTTGCACCCACCTTGGAGCTCAGGCAGCTCATCCCAACCGTTGATTATTCCGGTGGCATCTCCACGTATCCACTCTTGGTTTTGCAG GtcacatatttcaaatgtgGTGGAGCATCACTAGGTGTTGGCATGCAACATCATGCAGCAGATGGATATTCTGGTCTCCACTTCATCAACACATGGTCTGATATGGCTCGTGGTCTTGACCTTACAATTCCACCATTCATTGATCGGACCCTTCTTCGTGCCCGGGACCCCCCACAACCTGTGTTCCACCACGTCGAATATCAACCACCACCGGCAATGAAGATTCCACCCCAGTCCACCGGTCCTGAAAGCACAGCAATCTCCATTTTCAAATTGACCCGGGATCAACTCAATGCACTCAAAGCAAAGTGCAAGGAAGATGGTAACGATGTTAACTATAGTTCATACGAAATGTTGTCAGGTCATGTGTGGAGATCAGTCTGCAAGGCACGTGGACTTGAAGATGATCAAGGGACTAAACTGTACATTGCCACTGATGGAAGGGCAAGGTTGCGCCCCCCACTCCCACCTGGTTACTTTGGGAATGTGATCTTCACTGCTACCCCAATAGCAGTGGCAGGGGATCTACTGTCAAAGCCAACATGGTACGCTGCGAGCCGTATTCATGATGCATTGGTTCGGATGGATGATGAATATCTAAGGTCAGCCCTTGATTACCTGGAACTTCAGCCAGATTTGTCTGCACTTGTACGTGGTGCTCATACTTTCAGGTGTCCGAACCTTGGGATTACTAGCTGGGTTAGGCTACCAATCCATGATGCAGATTTCGGGTGGGGCAGGCCCATATTTATGGGCCCTGGTGGAATTCCTTATGAAGGGTTATCTTTCGTATTACCAAGTCCAAACAATGATGGGAGCTTATCAGTTGCCATCTCCTTGCAAACCGAACACATGAACGTGTTTGAGAAGCTCTTTTATGACAtttaa